A single region of the Novosphingobium sp. genome encodes:
- a CDS encoding glycoside hydrolase family 127 protein, translating into MMKTTRREWMVGTAATALVGGRAMAVAPVRGLGKVKPLPLRDVRLLPSDYARAVEVNRLYLLSLSADRFLHNFRKYAGLEPKAPIYGGWESDTIAGHSLGHYLSALVLMWQQTSDAECRRRADYIVEELALVQAHRAGGYVGGLGRKTKDGKIVDGEVIFHEVMAGDIRSGGFDLNGSWSPLYTVHKVFAGLLDVHEAWGNARALQVALGLGAYFKRMFDALNDAQMQAVLGCEYGGLNESYAELYARTGDAQWLAVAMRIYDRRVLDPLVAQEDKLANFHANTQVPKLIGLARIHELNGKPEPARAGQFFWDAVTRHHSYVIGGNADREYFSEPDTLADHITEQTCEHCNSYNMLKLTRHLYGWQPDGALFDYYERTHLNHVMAAQDPANGGFTYMTPLMSGAARGYSQPDEEAFWCCVGSGMESHAKHGDSIFWEDGHTLFVNLYIPAQAQWVARGVRLRLETRYPYEPDTSLTLEKVGKLAHFALALRVPGWAQGKALVAVNGATVAPVLRNGYAVIERMWKAGDRVSLVLPLDLRLEAVPGAPDTVAVLRGPMVMAADLGPTEVEWTGVDPAMVGEAPLAAFRAMVSDRPRFATQGVLRPANYAFVPFYSQYERRSAVYFKRFSEAAWKTEEAGFLADQARMRDIAARSVDVMHLGEMQPERDHSLTSDLSYPLTYRGKNGRDARGGGYFDFAMKVKPGPLVLQATYWGSERKRSFDILVDGVKVVTATIDNDRPGKFFDAEYPIPEALTKGKTSVKIRFEAHDRETAGPVFGVRIFTQAPS; encoded by the coding sequence ATGATGAAAACGACCCGCCGCGAATGGATGGTTGGCACGGCTGCCACTGCTTTGGTGGGAGGTCGCGCGATGGCCGTCGCGCCGGTGCGGGGTCTTGGTAAGGTGAAGCCTCTGCCCTTGCGCGATGTTCGGCTGCTGCCTTCCGACTATGCCCGCGCGGTGGAGGTCAACCGGCTCTATCTGCTGTCGCTCAGCGCCGACCGCTTTCTGCACAATTTCCGCAAATATGCCGGGCTGGAGCCCAAGGCGCCGATCTATGGTGGCTGGGAAAGCGACACGATCGCGGGCCATTCGCTGGGGCACTATCTCTCGGCGCTGGTGCTGATGTGGCAGCAGACAAGTGACGCCGAATGCCGCCGCCGCGCCGATTACATCGTTGAGGAGCTGGCGCTGGTGCAGGCGCATCGGGCTGGCGGCTATGTCGGCGGGCTGGGGCGCAAGACCAAGGATGGCAAGATCGTCGATGGCGAGGTGATCTTCCATGAGGTGATGGCCGGAGACATCCGCTCGGGCGGGTTTGATCTCAATGGCTCGTGGTCGCCGCTCTACACGGTGCACAAGGTGTTTGCCGGGCTTCTCGATGTGCATGAGGCCTGGGGCAATGCGCGCGCGCTGCAGGTGGCGCTGGGGCTGGGCGCCTATTTCAAGCGCATGTTCGATGCGCTGAATGATGCGCAGATGCAGGCGGTGCTGGGCTGCGAATATGGCGGCCTCAACGAAAGCTACGCCGAGCTTTATGCCCGCACGGGCGATGCGCAGTGGCTGGCGGTGGCGATGCGTATCTATGACCGGCGTGTGCTGGACCCGCTGGTGGCGCAGGAGGACAAGCTCGCCAACTTCCATGCCAACACCCAGGTGCCCAAGCTGATTGGCCTCGCGCGCATCCACGAGCTGAATGGCAAACCCGAGCCGGCGCGCGCTGGGCAGTTCTTCTGGGATGCGGTGACGCGGCATCATTCCTATGTCATTGGCGGCAATGCCGACCGCGAATATTTCTCCGAGCCGGACACGCTGGCCGATCATATCACCGAACAGACCTGCGAACATTGCAATAGTTACAACATGCTCAAGCTGACGCGGCATCTTTACGGCTGGCAGCCCGATGGCGCATTGTTTGATTATTATGAGCGCACCCATCTCAACCATGTGATGGCGGCGCAAGATCCCGCCAATGGCGGCTTCACCTATATGACCCCGTTGATGAGCGGGGCAGCGCGGGGCTATTCGCAGCCCGATGAGGAAGCCTTCTGGTGCTGTGTCGGTTCAGGCATGGAGAGCCACGCCAAGCATGGCGATTCCATTTTCTGGGAAGATGGGCACACGCTTTTCGTCAATCTCTACATCCCGGCGCAGGCGCAATGGGTGGCGCGGGGTGTGCGGCTGCGTCTGGAAACGCGTTACCCCTATGAGCCCGACACCAGCCTGACGCTGGAGAAGGTGGGCAAGCTCGCGCATTTCGCTCTGGCATTGCGCGTGCCGGGCTGGGCGCAGGGCAAGGCGCTGGTGGCGGTGAATGGCGCGACCGTCGCACCGGTGCTGCGCAACGGCTATGCCGTAATCGAGCGGATGTGGAAGGCCGGGGATCGCGTCTCGCTGGTGCTCCCGCTGGATCTGCGGCTGGAGGCGGTGCCCGGCGCCCCCGATACGGTGGCGGTGCTGCGCGGGCCGATGGTGATGGCCGCCGATCTGGGCCCGACCGAGGTGGAGTGGACCGGCGTCGATCCGGCGATGGTGGGCGAGGCGCCGCTGGCCGCCTTCCGCGCCATGGTTTCGGACCGTCCGCGTTTTGCCACGCAGGGCGTGCTGCGCCCGGCCAACTATGCCTTCGTGCCCTTTTACAGCCAGTATGAACGGCGCAGCGCGGTCTATTTCAAGCGCTTCAGCGAGGCCGCGTGGAAGACCGAGGAGGCTGGTTTCCTCGCTGATCAGGCGCGCATGCGCGACATTGCCGCGCGTTCGGTCGATGTGATGCATCTGGGCGAAATGCAGCCCGAGCGTGACCACAGCCTGACCTCGGACCTGTCCTATCCGCTGACCTATCGTGGCAAGAACGGGCGCGATGCGCGCGGCGGTGGTTATTTCGACTTTGCCATGAAGGTGAAGCCCGGGCCGCTGGTCCTGCAGGCCACCTATTGGGGCAGCGAGCGCAAGCGCAGCTTCGATATTCTGGTTGATGGGGTGAAGGTCGTGACGGCCACGATCGACAATGATCGGCCCGGCAAGTTCTTCGACGCCGAATATCCCATCCCCGAGGCGCTGACCAAGGGCAAGACCAGCGTGAAGATACGCTTCGAAGCCCATGATCGTGAGACGGCGGGCCCGGTCTTCGGTGTGAGGATCTTCACCCAGGCGCCGAGCTGA
- a CDS encoding DUF5695 domain-containing protein: MMPLLRHLPLLALLATLAPMAHAEEEAPKPAAKVYPPIATRVLRAGGFTLALRSDTQTLARLSPDGEPGFDFVPGGREPERAGDGYNHIGDLHLRLRSGDGPWQDFASQHQRKAIQPLSLHKGDLAAADITATLGTGLLLKVERRWVVEKGTLALRFALTNTGKAPVEIGALGMPMVFDNIILDRDLDQAHSQASFVDPYIGRDAGYLQVTRLNGAGPALVVMPEKGTPLEAYKPLMQEGRHSGEDIFTEKSPRTQVSEGFYDWTVASKGFAEKEWAKAGEQWNTPTSITLSPGQSRSFGLRFALSPSIRGIEDTLAAHGRPVAVGIPGYVLPTDQTASLFLKSPTPVKSFTTSPAGALTVTPDGTGKGWARYVVRAQGWGPARLSVTYADGQVQTISYDITKPLDQVAADLGHFATTSQWFEGKGDPFHRSPAILTYDREENRLLTQDGRVWVAGMSDEGGAGSWVAAMVKQLDNPNAEEVAKLERLVNETVLGHLQVAEGEHAGAVRKSLFYYDPKEFPDYYDPKIDWHSWTSWSKKDSEDIGRSYNYPHVAIGHWVLYRLARNNSGLVTLHDWRFYLDWAYRTATAMMRDAPYYAQFGQMEGDVFLDILKDLKREGMTTQAAEMERLMKERADHWRSLKYPFGSEMAWDSTGQPEVYAWMRYFGYDKQAQETSEVILGYDPTIPSWGYNGNARRYWDFLYGGKVSRIERQIHHYGSALNAVPLFDAYRRNPGDLHLLRVAYGGMMGGITNIDQQGFGSAAFHSWPDMMRWDALTGDYGMGFYGHAIAAGSYLVNDPTFGWLSFGGDLKREDSAVAITPRDGARRRLFIAPAGLWITLEAGRIASARYTLADGAITLTLDPATPGEQAARMFVESTVPGAAHYTAPGAMERGGYTVALGAGPTTLRLTR, from the coding sequence ATGATGCCCTTATTGCGCCACCTGCCGCTGCTGGCCCTGCTGGCCACGCTTGCCCCGATGGCTCACGCCGAGGAGGAAGCGCCCAAGCCTGCCGCCAAGGTCTATCCGCCCATCGCGACGCGGGTGCTGCGCGCCGGCGGTTTTACGCTGGCGCTGCGCAGCGATACGCAGACTTTGGCGCGGCTGTCGCCCGATGGCGAGCCCGGTTTCGACTTCGTCCCCGGCGGGCGCGAGCCTGAACGCGCGGGCGATGGCTACAACCATATCGGCGATCTGCATCTGCGCCTTCGCAGCGGCGATGGCCCTTGGCAGGATTTCGCCAGCCAGCATCAGCGCAAGGCGATCCAGCCCCTGTCCCTCCACAAGGGCGATCTGGCCGCCGCCGATATCACCGCCACGTTGGGCACAGGCCTGCTGCTGAAGGTCGAACGGCGCTGGGTGGTGGAAAAGGGCACGCTCGCCCTGCGTTTCGCCCTGACCAACACCGGCAAGGCTCCGGTGGAGATCGGCGCGCTGGGCATGCCCATGGTCTTCGACAACATCATTCTCGACCGCGATCTGGATCAGGCGCACAGTCAGGCCAGTTTCGTCGATCCCTATATCGGGCGCGATGCGGGCTATCTGCAGGTCACGCGGCTGAACGGTGCGGGGCCCGCTTTGGTGGTGATGCCTGAAAAAGGCACCCCGCTGGAGGCCTACAAGCCGCTGATGCAGGAAGGGCGCCACTCCGGCGAGGACATCTTCACCGAAAAAAGCCCCCGCACCCAGGTCAGCGAGGGTTTCTATGACTGGACTGTCGCCAGCAAGGGCTTTGCCGAAAAGGAATGGGCCAAGGCGGGCGAGCAATGGAACACCCCCACCAGCATCACGCTCAGCCCCGGCCAGAGCCGCAGCTTCGGCCTGCGCTTTGCCCTTTCGCCCTCGATCCGCGGAATCGAGGACACGCTGGCCGCGCATGGCCGCCCGGTGGCCGTGGGCATCCCCGGCTATGTCCTGCCCACCGACCAGACCGCCAGCCTGTTCCTGAAATCGCCCACCCCGGTCAAGAGCTTCACCACCAGCCCGGCGGGCGCGCTGACCGTTACCCCCGATGGCACAGGCAAAGGCTGGGCCCGCTATGTCGTGCGTGCACAGGGCTGGGGCCCGGCACGCCTGTCGGTCACCTATGCCGATGGGCAGGTGCAGACGATCAGCTATGACATCACCAAGCCGCTGGATCAGGTGGCCGCCGACCTTGGCCATTTCGCCACCACCAGCCAGTGGTTCGAGGGCAAGGGCGATCCCTTCCACCGCTCCCCCGCGATCCTGACCTATGACCGCGAGGAGAACCGCCTGCTCACGCAGGATGGCCGCGTCTGGGTGGCGGGGATGAGCGACGAGGGCGGTGCGGGAAGCTGGGTTGCCGCCATGGTCAAGCAGCTCGACAATCCAAACGCCGAGGAAGTGGCCAAGCTGGAGCGGCTGGTCAATGAAACCGTGCTGGGCCATCTGCAAGTGGCCGAGGGGGAACATGCGGGCGCCGTCCGCAAGAGCCTGTTCTATTACGACCCCAAGGAGTTCCCCGACTATTACGACCCGAAGATCGACTGGCATAGCTGGACGTCATGGTCGAAGAAGGATTCCGAGGACATCGGGCGCTCCTACAACTATCCCCATGTGGCGATCGGCCATTGGGTGCTGTACCGTCTGGCCCGCAACAACAGCGGGCTGGTCACGCTGCATGACTGGCGTTTCTATCTCGACTGGGCCTACCGCACCGCCACCGCCATGATGCGCGACGCGCCCTATTACGCGCAATTCGGCCAGATGGAGGGCGATGTCTTCCTCGACATCCTCAAGGATCTGAAGCGCGAGGGGATGACCACGCAGGCGGCCGAGATGGAGCGCCTGATGAAGGAACGCGCCGACCATTGGCGCAGCCTGAAATACCCCTTCGGCAGCGAGATGGCCTGGGATTCCACCGGCCAACCGGAAGTCTACGCCTGGATGCGCTACTTCGGCTATGACAAGCAGGCGCAGGAGACCAGCGAGGTCATCCTGGGCTATGATCCCACCATCCCAAGCTGGGGCTACAACGGCAATGCGCGGCGCTATTGGGATTTTCTCTATGGCGGCAAGGTCTCGCGCATCGAGCGGCAGATCCATCATTACGGCTCGGCGCTCAATGCGGTGCCGCTGTTCGACGCCTATCGGCGCAACCCGGGCGATCTGCATCTGCTGCGCGTGGCCTATGGCGGCATGATGGGCGGCATCACCAACATCGACCAGCAGGGCTTCGGCTCGGCGGCCTTCCATAGCTGGCCTGACATGATGCGCTGGGATGCGCTGACGGGCGACTATGGCATGGGCTTCTATGGCCATGCCATCGCGGCGGGTTCCTATCTGGTGAATGACCCCACCTTTGGCTGGCTGTCCTTCGGCGGCGACCTGAAGCGTGAAGACAGCGCCGTCGCCATCACCCCCAGGGATGGCGCACGCAGGCGCCTGTTCATCGCGCCCGCCGGTCTGTGGATCACGCTGGAGGCCGGGCGCATCGCCAGCGCCCGCTATACGCTTGCCGATGGTGCGATCACCCTCACCCTCGATCCGGCAACGCCGGGGGAGCAGGCTGCCCGCATGTTTGTCGAAAGCACCGTGCCGGGCGCCGCGCATTACACCGCTCCCGGCGCGATGGAGCGGGGCGGCTACACCGTGGCGCTGGGCGCCGGGCCGACCACGCTGCGGCTCACCAGATAA
- a CDS encoding prolyl oligopeptidase family serine peptidase, which translates to MRKPTSLAFVATLALVLAGGASATTAKAAAPGHGRKHTMPRALSPTAAPTALPVPISPPLMQRYGTALRLLNEGAGSLLIDANLSPSFTHDGAGLLYRRGPLASRRYLYLDLTTQQEREIANQADLANAFAQAGHPAVPPEKLRIEDADFDPHTGLLTFKAQDKDWQYDGKTVTAADHAEPDPARGLLSPDGRWRVVYRAYNLYAVDVKSGHEVPLTSDGTREEPYGREIAPLMDIIKQNTEEPVLPVSAQWSPDSRYLLSWRLDTRGVEPLSITQQSPSGSFTPHTFHYIYPLAGAKMLPLARRMVVDVEAAMKAGKARIVPIDMPAEALLYPAAPDLGWEHGRPRMTWTERGYARQVVYSADPETGATMVLAEDAVAPVVTVTSSALIPAPQLHGELAISERSGWAQLYLVRPDAPKAGTPLTKGNWEVLSVDHIAEDGHDLIVTGVGRESSRNPYWRSLYRVTLDGSAPLELTPEPLDHDASVSEDGRWIVDAMSSPATPTRTVLRDGKTGAILRELGTADDSAWKAAGYADPELFQGMAADGKTPIQGMILRPAHLDPALHYPVIDNVYTGPTTTDVPASFADAHRVSGNALAQLGAIVVMIDGRGTSRRGQAFRLPAFQNLGEVGLDDHIALIRQMAARYPYIDTSRVGVYGGSAGGYDAARFMLRRPDFFKVGIASSGNHELRLDKAWWPEVSMGLADDATWERNSNLSVAKNLKGKLLLVHGDIDDNVPITASFRLEKALIDAGKDVDMVVLPNTRHAVYQPYYWKKFLDYFTLNLLGETPPAIPYAPTASHS; encoded by the coding sequence TTGCGAAAGCCCACTTCCCTCGCCTTTGTCGCAACGCTCGCCCTGGTTCTGGCCGGGGGGGCGAGTGCCACCACCGCCAAGGCGGCCGCACCCGGCCATGGCCGCAAGCACACAATGCCGCGCGCCTTATCGCCAACCGCCGCGCCCACAGCCCTTCCCGTGCCAATCTCGCCTCCGCTCATGCAGCGTTATGGCACGGCCTTGCGCCTGTTGAACGAAGGCGCGGGCTCGCTGCTGATCGATGCCAATCTGTCCCCGTCCTTCACGCATGATGGCGCGGGGCTGCTCTATCGCAGGGGCCCGCTGGCCAGCCGTCGCTACCTCTATCTCGACCTGACCACGCAGCAGGAGCGCGAGATCGCCAATCAGGCCGATCTTGCAAACGCCTTTGCGCAAGCCGGACATCCCGCCGTGCCGCCCGAAAAGCTGCGCATCGAGGATGCCGATTTCGACCCCCACACCGGATTGCTGACCTTCAAGGCGCAGGACAAGGACTGGCAGTATGACGGCAAGACCGTCACCGCCGCCGACCATGCCGAGCCCGATCCGGCCAGAGGCCTGCTCTCCCCCGACGGGCGCTGGCGCGTGGTGTACCGAGCCTACAACCTTTACGCCGTGGATGTGAAATCCGGCCATGAAGTGCCGCTGACCTCTGACGGCACCCGCGAGGAACCCTATGGGCGCGAGATCGCCCCGCTGATGGACATCATCAAGCAGAACACCGAGGAGCCCGTGCTCCCGGTCTCGGCGCAATGGTCGCCCGACAGCCGCTATCTGCTGAGCTGGCGTCTGGATACACGCGGTGTCGAGCCGCTGTCCATCACCCAGCAGAGCCCCTCGGGCAGCTTTACGCCGCATACGTTCCACTACATCTATCCGCTGGCCGGGGCGAAGATGCTGCCTCTAGCCCGGCGCATGGTGGTGGATGTGGAGGCCGCGATGAAGGCGGGCAAGGCGCGCATCGTGCCCATCGACATGCCCGCCGAAGCGCTGCTCTATCCCGCCGCGCCCGATCTGGGCTGGGAGCATGGCCGCCCGCGCATGACCTGGACCGAGCGCGGTTATGCGCGGCAGGTGGTGTATTCCGCCGATCCCGAAACCGGCGCCACCATGGTTCTGGCCGAGGATGCCGTTGCGCCGGTGGTGACGGTGACCTCCTCGGCGCTGATCCCGGCACCTCAGCTGCATGGCGAACTGGCGATTTCCGAAAGGTCGGGCTGGGCGCAACTCTATCTGGTGCGCCCCGATGCGCCCAAGGCCGGCACACCGCTGACCAAAGGCAATTGGGAGGTGCTGTCGGTCGATCACATCGCCGAGGATGGCCATGATCTGATCGTGACCGGCGTGGGGCGCGAGTCCAGCCGCAATCCCTATTGGCGCTCGCTTTACCGCGTAACGCTGGACGGCAGCGCGCCTTTGGAACTGACCCCCGAACCGCTCGACCATGATGCCAGCGTCTCGGAGGACGGGCGTTGGATCGTGGACGCCATGTCCAGCCCCGCCACGCCCACGCGCACCGTGCTGCGCGACGGCAAGACCGGCGCGATCCTGCGCGAACTGGGCACCGCCGATGACAGCGCATGGAAGGCCGCAGGCTATGCCGATCCGGAGCTGTTTCAGGGCATGGCGGCGGATGGCAAAACACCCATTCAGGGCATGATCCTGCGCCCGGCGCATCTGGACCCGGCGCTGCATTATCCGGTGATCGACAATGTCTACACCGGCCCCACCACCACCGATGTGCCCGCCAGCTTTGCCGATGCGCATCGCGTTTCGGGCAATGCTCTGGCTCAGTTGGGCGCGATCGTGGTGATGATCGATGGGCGCGGCACATCGCGGCGGGGTCAGGCTTTCCGCCTGCCCGCCTTCCAGAATCTGGGCGAGGTCGGGCTGGACGATCATATCGCCCTGATCCGCCAGATGGCCGCGCGCTATCCCTATATCGATACCAGCCGCGTGGGCGTCTATGGCGGCTCGGCGGGGGGCTATGATGCGGCGCGTTTCATGCTGCGACGGCCTGATTTCTTCAAGGTGGGCATCGCCTCCTCGGGCAATCACGAGTTGCGACTGGACAAGGCCTGGTGGCCGGAGGTCTCGATGGGGCTGGCCGACGATGCCACGTGGGAGCGCAATTCGAACCTCTCGGTGGCGAAGAACCTGAAGGGCAAGCTGCTGCTGGTTCATGGCGATATCGACGACAATGTGCCGATTACCGCCAGCTTCCGGCTGGAAAAGGCGCTGATCGATGCCGGCAAGGATGTGGACATGGTGGTGCTGCCCAACACGCGCCATGCCGTCTACCAGCCCTATTACTGGAAGAAATTCCTCGATTATTTCACGCTGAACCTGCTGGGCGAAACGCCGCCCGCCATCCCCTACGCGCCAACAGCGAGCCATTCATGA
- a CDS encoding glycoside hydrolase family 27 protein → MLGIVMRRPVRRALASLAALSAVLAGVAAHAAAAQVWYFADSPTYPGIRLLEVGEDGARVTSDWYGTMPAQNLRRNAQGFEFDLGNLNDNARPTRHWVAAVQGDQLTLTGDIWTSHVVQAARPATAQEQKRYRFTPTSLPPLADLAPDGQAATPPMGWSSWNRFAEGIDDKTVREIADAMVSSGLRDVGYVYVNIDDGWQGERGADGVLRPNAKFPDMKGLADYVHARGLKLGIYSSPGPKTCAGFTGSYGHVAQDARTFAGWGVDYLKYDLCSGEWFYRSQDEVRRSYQEMGAALKASGRGIVYSLCEYGRVDVAAWGRKAGGHLWRTTGDITDDFASMTAIGLDRNPRFPAGGPGGWNDPDMLEVGNGGMSAVEYRAHMALWAMSAAPLLMGHDVRSMSSETNEILKNKDVIAIDQDRLGAPGHRLRSEGHAEVWSRALADGGRAVALFNRGEQPVRLLLTQAETGQQTTALDVWTQRQVSTGDAFVLPAHGSVLLRLAAARSATAG, encoded by the coding sequence ATGCTGGGCATTGTCATGCGCAGGCCGGTTCGCCGTGCCCTGGCTTCTCTGGCTGCGCTTTCCGCTGTGCTGGCGGGGGTGGCGGCTCATGCTGCGGCAGCGCAGGTCTGGTATTTTGCCGATAGTCCGACTTATCCTGGCATCCGCCTGCTGGAGGTCGGGGAGGATGGTGCGCGTGTCACCAGCGATTGGTACGGCACGATGCCGGCGCAGAATCTGCGCCGCAATGCGCAGGGTTTCGAGTTTGACCTGGGCAATCTCAACGACAATGCCCGGCCCACGCGGCATTGGGTCGCCGCCGTTCAGGGCGATCAACTGACGCTGACGGGGGACATCTGGACCTCGCATGTGGTGCAGGCGGCGCGGCCCGCCACGGCGCAGGAGCAGAAGCGCTATCGCTTCACCCCCACCAGCCTGCCGCCCTTGGCCGATCTGGCGCCGGATGGGCAGGCGGCCACTCCGCCCATGGGGTGGAGCAGCTGGAACCGTTTTGCCGAGGGTATCGATGACAAGACGGTGCGTGAAATCGCCGATGCCATGGTGTCTTCGGGGCTGCGCGATGTGGGCTATGTCTATGTGAACATTGACGATGGTTGGCAGGGCGAGCGCGGGGCGGATGGCGTTCTGCGGCCCAATGCCAAGTTTCCCGATATGAAGGGGCTGGCCGATTATGTGCATGCGCGGGGGCTGAAGCTGGGCATCTATTCCTCGCCAGGTCCCAAGACTTGCGCCGGTTTCACGGGCAGCTATGGCCATGTGGCGCAGGATGCCCGGACGTTTGCCGGCTGGGGCGTGGATTATCTGAAGTACGACCTGTGTTCGGGCGAGTGGTTCTACCGCTCTCAGGATGAGGTGCGGCGCAGCTATCAGGAGATGGGGGCGGCGTTGAAGGCCTCCGGACGAGGCATCGTATACAGCCTGTGCGAGTATGGCCGGGTCGATGTGGCCGCATGGGGGCGCAAGGCCGGGGGCCATTTGTGGCGCACCACGGGCGACATCACGGACGACTTTGCTTCGATGACAGCGATCGGTCTGGATCGCAATCCGCGCTTCCCTGCCGGAGGGCCCGGCGGGTGGAACGATCCCGATATGCTGGAGGTCGGCAATGGCGGCATGAGCGCGGTGGAATATCGCGCGCATATGGCGTTATGGGCGATGTCGGCGGCGCCGTTGCTGATGGGGCATGATGTGCGCAGCATGTCGAGCGAGACGAACGAAATCCTGAAAAACAAGGATGTTATTGCCATCGATCAGGATCGCCTTGGCGCGCCGGGACATCGCCTGCGAAGTGAGGGGCATGCGGAAGTCTGGTCCAGGGCGCTGGCGGATGGCGGGCGTGCCGTGGCGCTGTTCAACCGGGGTGAGCAGCCCGTGAGGCTGCTTCTGACGCAAGCGGAAACGGGGCAACAGACCACGGCGCTGGATGTATGGACGCAGCGGCAGGTGAGCACGGGTGATGCCTTTGTTTTGCCCGCGCACGGCAGCGTGTTGCTACGTCTGGCTGCGGCGCGGAGTGCGACTGCGGGCTGA